The following is a genomic window from Bacteroidota bacterium.
GGATGCTGCAACGGGATGTAAGCGAAATATTCCAGCGCAATACTGCTGCCTGGGCTAAAGGCGCCCTGGTGACCGTCACAAAGGTCAAGATAACTTCCGATTTGTCTATTGCCAGGATATACCTGAGTATTTTTGCCACCGGTGACAAAGCGGCCATCCTGGATCATATTAACGGGCAGAAAAGGGATATCCGCTTCCATCTTGGGCAAAAGGTGAAGGATCAGCTGAGAAAAGTACCCGAACTGGAGTTTTTTCAGGATGATTCTCTTGATTATATTGAGAATATTGATAACCTGCTCAAACAGTAATCACCGTGCACTTCTCCCTTTTTGTAGCCAAAAGATATCTTTTATCCAGGAAATCGTTCAATATCATAAATATTATTTCCGGGATTTCCGTGGGTGGTATTACTCTGGGTACGATGGCGCTCATCGTGGTGCTTTCGGTCTTTAACGGCTTCGAATCCCTCATTGTGTCGCTTTATAATTCCTACAATCCAGCCATAAAAATTACACCGGCCAGGGGGAAAGCTTTTTTACCCGAAGAGGCCGGGC
Proteins encoded in this region:
- the rbfA gene encoding 30S ribosome-binding factor RbfA; amino-acid sequence: MDSKRQQKISRMLQRDVSEIFQRNTAAWAKGALVTVTKVKITSDLSIARIYLSIFATGDKAAILDHINGQKRDIRFHLGQKVKDQLRKVPELEFFQDDSLDYIENIDNLLKQ